Below is a window of Gossypium hirsutum isolate 1008001.06 chromosome A12, Gossypium_hirsutum_v2.1, whole genome shotgun sequence DNA.
CCGTGAGATCAATTTCATAGAGACGGGTATTTGTATGAAaattaaaccataattatttAAGTCTTCTTTGCAGATATTGTTGGaatccctataattaaggatagaaatctgATGGTATTGGaatccctataattaaggatagaaGTCTGTTGTGATCtcttgtaaatagaaactaatctcagttactgattcttaggaaattaggatatcaattactgattcttagggattaggatttatttcctttaaaatgattatttttctctttataaaGCTGTAAACTAAAGCAGTAGCAATATAACAGAATTTTTCCTCTGAGTGTTTTTATATGGCATCAGGGCTATAGGATTCATTCGAtcctatttttttctctaaattccCTTACTAAAAATTTCTGAGTGTTTTTATATGGCATCAGGGCTATAGGATGTTCTTGATGTTCGCTTAACCAAAACACAGCTTGAGACTCTCCATAAGATACTTGGTACTCCTACTACTCATGGATCTCTAGCAACTCAAGGTACTGCCCTCAACATTGCTTTTGAATCTAATAATCAATCTCCTTGGATACTCGATTCGGGCGCCTCTGATCACATGACAGGTGACTCCACGTTGTTTCACACCTACACTCCTTGTCATAACAAATCCCGAATCCGCATAGCTGACGGTTCTTACTCACCTGTGGCTGGAATAGGAGAAGTACAAATGACAGAGAATTTTTCTCTCGATAAAGTCCTACATGTTCCAAACTTGTCCTGTAATTTACTTTCaattagtaaacttactaaggatGAAAAAGTTCTTGCTGAATTTTCTGCAATTGGTTGTGTGATACAGGAACAGAAAtcggggaggatgattggcactgctaaagttgatgatggacTATATATTTGGAATAAAAACAGTACACAAGGGGGATTGGCTCTATCCACTGCAAAAGAGGACACTATTATGTTATGGCACCGTAGGTTAGGACatccaaactttgtgtatttgaaAAAACATCTTCCGTTATTTcgaaataaaagtattaattcCTTGAAGTGTGAAATTTGCCAATTATCTAAACATACCCGTGTGCCATACCCATTAAAACCACATATTCCGTCCCAACCTTTTTCGTTAATCCATAGTGACCTATGGGGAGCCAGCCGAGTGAAAAATATTACAGGGGCTAGATGGTTTATAACATTCATTGATGATCATACTAGGGTCTGTTGGGTCTATCTACTCAAAGAAAAATCTGAAACACCCAAAGTATtccaaaattttcactcaatGGTTCGAACCCAATTCAACTCTACCATACATACCCTCCGTACTGACAATGGGAGAGAATACTTCAACTCTGTCTTAAGTCCATACCTTTCTGACCAAGGCATTATACACCAAAGCTCGTGTCCTGACACTCCTCAACAAAACGGGATCTCTGAGAGGAAAAATCGTCATCTTCTTGATGTGGCTCGAGCCATAATGTTCACTATGAATGTTCCAAAATACTTGTGGGGAGAAGCTGTCCTTACTGCCTGCTATCTCATAAACCGAATGCCATCAAAGATCCTCAATTTCCAAACACCTCTAAATACTCTTTTAAAGGCCTTCCCTCTATTTCATGTCCCTAATCTTCTAGCCAAAATATTCGGCTGTAAAGCTTTTGTCCATaaccatcaaccaaatcaatccaAACTTGATCCTCGAGCCCACACCTGTATCTTCATTGGATATTCCCTTACACAAAAAGGCTATAAGTGTTACCAACATTGCGCCGAATGTTTGTCTCTCGAGATGTTACCTTCTTTGAAAATGAACCATACTTTGCAGCATctcatcttcagggggagatTTTTAATGAAGATGAGACCTTTAATACTCTCCTCATTATACCGCCTGATCCTACTACTACTATCCCAGATTTAGTTGTTTCCCCTATACAGCAAGAATTTAACACCGTCCTTCCCAATGACAATACCTCCACCGAAGTACAATAGCCACTTGGTCAAGGAAAACAGCAAATACAGGTTTACTCCCGACGGAATCGTTCTCCTGAAACTGATACAGCAGTGCCAATTACATCTCCAACCGAGGACTGTTCTGAAGCAGAAGTCCCACCTCCGTCACCATCCATCTATCTTCCAATTGCAGTTCGAAAGGGTACAAGGAGCTGCACTCAACATCCTATTTCTCGGTTTGTATCCTATGGAAATTTATCTAAGTCTTACAAAGCTTTTGTGACTAATGTTGATTCtgtaaaaattccaaaaaatataGAAGAGGCTCTTGAATCAGCTGAGTGGAGACAAGCCGTGATGGAAGAAATGAAGGCCCTCAAAAACAATGAAACATGGGAAGTCTCGGATCTGCCTAAAGGGAAAAAAACCGTAGGGTGCAAATGGATTTTCACTACGAAATTTAAACCCGATGGCCGTATTGACCGATACAAAGCTCGACTTGTGGCTAAGGGATTCGCCCAAACTTATGGTCTCGACTACAACGAGACGTTTGCACCGGTTGCCAAGCTAAACACCGTTCGGGTCCTACTATCTCTTGCTGCCAACCTTGATTGGCACTTGACTCAATTGGATGTAAAAAATGCTTTTCTCAACGGGGAATTAAATAAGGAGGTGTATATGGATTTCCCACCAGGGTTTGAAGAAAACAAGGACCAAGTGTGTAAGTTGAAGAAGTCCTTGTATGGGCTGAAACAATCTCCACGAGCGTGGTTCAGCCGATTTGCAAAAGCTATGACTAGCAGAAATTACATTCAAGGACAGGCAGACCACACCATGTTCTACAAGCACTCGGAAGAGGGTAAATGCTGCATCCTTATCGTTTATGTTGACGATATAATAATAACAGGAAATGACTCGAGCGAAATTTTGAGATTGAAAGAATTTCTTGGTACAGAGTTTGAACTTAAAGACTTGGGGagtcttaaatattttcttggtATGGAGGTAGCAAGGTCGAAAAAAGGTATCTTCATTTCCCAAAGGAAATATGTTCTTGATTTACTGTCGGAAGTTGGTTTGATGGGCAGCAAACCAGCCGAAACTCCTATGGAGTTTAACCTCAAATTGGGAACTAATGAGGATGGAGAAGAAATCAACAGGGGGAGATATCAACATCTAGTAGGAAGGCTCATCTACCTATCTCACACCCGTCCAGACATAGCCTTCAGTGTGAGTGTTATTAGCCAGTATATGCATGCCCCGAGGGAGAAGCACCTGGAAGCTGCATATAGAATACTAAGATACCTAAAAGGAACTCCTGGTAAAGGCCTGTACTTCTAGAAGACTATCAACCGAAGCGTGGAAGTCTACACTGATGCAGACTGGGCAGGTTCTGTTAATGATAGACGCTCTACAAGCGGCTATTGTAGTTATGTTTGGGGTAATCTCGTGACATGGAGGAGCAAAAAACAATCTGTGGTAGCACGCAGCAGTGCAGAGGCAGAGTATCGAGCACTATCTCATGGTATATGCGAAGGAGTTTGGATACAAAGACTTATGGGAGAACTAAAAGTGCCTTTTACCAGACCTATGAAGATGTACTGTGACAACCAGGCTGCTGTCAGCATAGCACATAATCCTGTGCATCATGATCGGACCAAATATGTGGAAATAGATCGtcactttataaaagaaaaagtacACTTAGGAGAAGTATGCATCATCTACCTACCTACTAGACAACAAGTTGCAGACATGTTAACCAAAAGTTTGAACAGAAACATGTTTGAAGAACTTAGTGGCAAGCTGGGTTTGATTAACATCTACACTccaacttgagggggagtgttggaatccctataattaaggatagaaatctgATGGTATTGGaatccctataattaaggatagaaatctgTTGTGATCtcttgtaaatagaaactaatctcagtaactgattcttaggaaattaggatatcaattactgattcttagggattaggatttatttcctttaaaatgattatttttctctttataaaGCTGTAAACTAAAGCAGTAGCAATATAACAGAATTTTTCCTCTGAGTGTTTTTACAGATATAGTTTCTGATAATCCCTCTTCTTCTCTTTACTAGTTCATATCACTCATTTCAACCCTGTTAAGCTTAATCTAATTACATGAACAGTGACTTGAATCTTTTTCCTCATTCTGAAAATGTACTTCATTTGAAGCTTAATTATGTTTGGTATTTTCTTTTTTGGCCAGAATTATGTCTGGTATTTAATGTGGTCCGTTTCAACCATTCTTAATTAGGGTCCCATTTCTTTGAGGAAAATCTGTTTAAGAGTGAGAATGATGTGGACATAAATGTGGTGCTAAAGCTTCCATGGACCCACACTCTAGTGGTCCCCAAGCCTCATCTTCCATGGAAATCAAAACTCTTCTCTATTCAAGTTGCATCGAAGCTTGGTCCAAGCTTTAGTTCTAGAACTGGTTTTGAAGTTCTGGACTTAGCTCTTCATGATGAAGTTGAAGAAGTAAGAAAAGAAGCTCTTGTTTGCATGCCGGTTATGGTGATCTCGTCTGGTCTTGATACTCTAGCAAACATGTTTAGAAGATTGGAGTAAGTGAGAAATTGGACCTATTTCTTCATTTGCATATCTTGCAGCGTTTGTAACCTTTTATAGTTTATTATGAGGTTTGGAGtctaaaatttcattcaaatgcCATGTTTAAAATATGATGGATGCTAATGATGATTCCCGCTGCAGGGAAGGTATATGAAGTTCTTTTATGCTTCATGTATAAAGGTTTACTCATTTGTATCATAACTAGATTCCTGCATCAAGAAGTTTGAGAATTCTTCATTAGGCTATTATCAGCCAGCTAAACTAagttttaattattcttttttcCTCATTTTGTTTGGGAAGTTTCATAtatcaactctttttttttaatgatttctttaTGTTTACTCTTTTGCCTTCTTTTTGTTACATGTAACACTTGTGATTAAAGTAGTCACTGTCTACTTGTGGCATGATAATTTGTTTTTCTTATAAGCAAGTTATTACAAAGGTTTGTCCGTGCAATACAAACTTTCAGTAATAGGATCTATGACATCATGAGTATTAAGACTGGTGAATTTCAATGATAGCTGGTTGTTCAAATAGGTTAATGGTAAACTCCTTTCATATGTTAGTTTGAGGAGCCTGCCTAGCCTGCCTAGCATGTTGAGTGTGATAGTCTCATGTTCTATTATTTGTTTTGATTACTAGGTATGTGGATAAAATATTCTATgctaatctttattttatttctgagGGAGGGTGGTGAAGAGGGGATGGATATCTTATCTTTTGGATAAAATGATTATTGCAAAGATTCCTGACTTGAACACATTTGCTGTATCTTCCATCCTTTGAATAAACAGGTCCTTGGAGAAAGATAAGCATGACAAGGTTAAGAAAGTGATTCCTTACTGTCTTGGATTTTTGTCATGCCTTTATGGATCTTACCATGGTGTTGACGGAATACAAAGATGTTCCtgcaaattatttttaaatatcaaagaTGAGAGACAGATTGAGACTTTTGATTATTTGTTAGAAGGATTTTGGTGTTCAAAGTGTGATAGTAGTGCGTTGCACAAAGATGAGCCTAATTCTAGGGTCATGCTTCCGCTGGAACCAAATAGTTTGGGGAGTAGTCACAGTTTTGATTTTGCTCATCTTTATTCTTTATATATTCATCTGCTTTTTGATGAGTCTTCTGAAGAGGTTCAGCTTGCCTGTGTAGCAGCTATTCGAAGGGTTGTTTTACATGGCCCCCAGGATGCTCTGTTTAAAATGAGAACAGAGTGGGTTAAATGCATTGATTTTCTTCTGCTCAACAGAAAGAAGTCCATTAGAGAAGCATTCTGCACTCAGATTAGTTCGTTCCTTCAAGATCCAGTACTGAGTTTTCTATTTTCAGATGGGAATGGTTCAAGTAAAAGCAGTGAGGAAAACTTCTTGGATATGATTAAAAATGCTCTGGCAGCCACTGAAGATCCCCAGATAATAGAGACTCTTCTGGAATCCACTGCAGAAATTATGATGGCAGTTGATGTTTATAGTAAACTCTTCCTGTTTTCCCTGATCTTATTGGTTGATCAACTGGACAATCTATACTTGACTGTGAGATTGAATGCATCACGATTAATACACAAATCTTGCTGTTTCCATTTTAATGGAGGCTTTGAACTATTGCTTTCTAAAGCTGTTTATATTCGCAATGAGCTGTTTGATTATCTATCTATCAGGCTTGCAAGCCGTCCGAAAATGGTGAAAGAGTTTGCAGAAGCAGTTCTTGGTGTTGAAACTAAAGAGCTACTTAACAAGATGATTCCTGTTGTTCTTCCAAAGCTTGTAGTGTCACAGCAGGATAACAATCAAGCAGTTGACACGTTATATGAGTTGGCCAAGTGCTTAAACACCGATGTGGTACCTCTGATAGTAAATTGGCTACCAAAAGTGCTTGCCTTTGCTCTCCACCAAGCAGATGAGAAGGAGTTGTTTTCTGCTGTACAATTTTACCATGCACAAATTGGCTCCAATAACCAAGAAATTTTTGCAGCTGCATTGCCTGCGCTTTTGGATGAACTTATATGCTTCCTTGATGGCGGtgatttgaatgaaataaatagtAGGTATAAACCTCCATCCTATCTAAGAATCTTGTGAATAAAGTTATCAAATGTTAAATACGTTTATTAATTATTTTCCTCTTTTTTCTGAAATACCCCCTTATATCACTTGCATGAACTTTACTAAGTGTTTGTTTGTGATTGGTGCATGTTGGCTTGACTCTGCACAGATGTCTGTTGTTTACTTCTTTTCACATGCTCTGTGCACATATCCTTCAttctaaatcatttatattttgttttctttttggaTGACAGCCAACATTTCAATGCTTTATTGATGGCACAGAAAATGTTTTAAGTATTGGAGGGCACAGTACTGATCATGATTGCTTTCTGTATAGGTTAGATAGAGTGCCTCACTTGATAAAAAAGGTTGCTAGAGTGCTGACTGATGCTGAGGATCTTCCAGGCTTCTTGAGGAATCATTTTGTGGGTCTCCTTAACAGTATCGACAGAAAAATGCTCCATTCAGAGGATTTTTCACTGCAGAAGCAAGCTTTGAAACGTATTGAGATGCTAATCAAAATGATGGGTTCACACCTGAATACCTATGTGCCAAAGTTAATGGTGATTCTCATGCATGCTATTGGTAAAGAATCACTCCAATCTGAAGGACTCTCTGTATTGCATTATTTCATTGTGCAGTTGGCAATGGTATCACCATCTAGCACTAAACATGTAATTTCTCAAGTTTTTGCTGCTCTTATACCCTTGTTGGAGAAAAATACAGAAAATTTGTCTGCTCATTTGCATAAGGTAGTGGAAATTCTAGAAGAACTTGTATTAAAGAACAGGGTTATTTTGAAGGAGCATATTCATGAGTTTCCTCTTTTGCCTAGTATTCCGGCTTTAACGGAAGTGAACAAAGCTATACAAGAAGCCCGTGGAGCAATGACCCTGAAGAATCAATTACGAGACGTTATTGCTGGTCTGAATCATGAGAACCTGAATGTAAGATATATGGTAGTGACTGAGTTGAGCAAGTTGCTGAAATTAAGAAAGGAGGATGTTGCAGCTCTGGTTAATGGTGAAGGTGGTTCGGACATGGATATTTTGAGCTCTTTGATCACATCTTTGCTCAGAGGTTGTGCTGAGGAATCAAGGACTGTAGTAGGACAGCGGCTGAAATTAATGTGTGCTGATTGCCTTGGAGCTCTTGGTGCAGTTGATCCTGCAAAATTAAGGAATGTTTCATGCCAACGCTTTAAAATTCAATGCTCAGATGATGACCTTATTTTTGAGTTGATCCATAAGCATCTAGCAAGGGCTTTCAGGGCGGCGCCTGATACAGTTGTTCAGGATTCTGCTGCTTTAGCTATACAAGAGCTTTTAAAGATTGCAGGTTGTGAGGCATCACTGGATGAGAATGCTGCTTCTATGTCACAGACTAAGAAGGATAAGGAACCTCTAAAGACCAGTTCTTTGGGGATCAAAACTTCTTATAGTAGCAGTGGGAACAGTAGTAGGGGTCAGAAATTATGGGATCGGTTTTCTAATTATGTTAAAGAGATAATTGCCCCTTGCTTAACCTCTAGATTTCAGCTTCCAAACGTGGCTGATTCTGCATCTGCTGGACCAATTTATAGGCCTTCTATGTCATTCAGGAGGTGGATTTTCTCTTGGATAAAAAAGCTGACTGCACATGCAATTGGATCTCGTGCAAGCATTTTTAATGCTTGTCGAGGCATAGTTCGCCATGATATGCAAACAGCAATGTATCTGTTGCCATATTTAGTCCTCAATGCTGTCTGTCATGGCACAGAAGAGGCACGGCATGGTATTACAGAAGAAATCCAATCAGTTCTTAATGCTGCAGCTTCAGAGAACAGTGGAGCTGCTGTTTATGGAGTCAGTGGTCGACAAAGTGAAGTTTGCATTCAAGCAGTTTTTACTCTTCTTGATAATCTTGGTCAGTGGGTGGATGATGTTAAACAAGAGCTTGCTCTCTCTCAGTCTTTATCATCAGCTTCAAGGCATCAGGCATCCAAGTCAAAGGATCAAAGTTTGGCTTTATCTGCAAGTCAAGATCAACTTCTTGTACAGTGTAAATATGTTTCTGAGCTTTTAAGTGCAATTCCAAAGGTTACCCTTGCTAGGGCTTCCTTCAGGTGTCAGGCTTATGCAAGGTCCTTAATGTATTTTGAATCTTTTGTGAGAGGAAGATCAGGTTCCTTTAATCCTGCTTCCGAGAGAAGTGGCATTTTTGAGGATGAAGATATTTCATATCTAATGGAAATATACAGTTGTCTGGATGAGCCTGATGGATTGTCAGGACTAGCATGCTTACGTAAGTCGCACAGTTTACAAGATCAACTCTTAATAAACAAAAAGGCTGGAAACTGGGCAGAAGTTTTGACGGTTTGTGAGCAGGCCTTGCAGATGGAACCGACCTCTGTTCAGAGGCATTCTGATGTTCTCAACTGTTTATTAAACATGTGTCATCTTCAGGCCATGGTTACTCATGTGGATGGCTTAATTTCAAGAATACCCAAATACAAAAAAACATGGTGCATGCAAGGTGTGCAGGCTGCATGGAGGCTTGGAAGGTGGGACCTGATGAATGAGTACCTTAGTGGAGCAGATGAAGAGGGCTTACTATGCAGCAGCTCTGAAAGTAATGCTTCTTTTGACCTTGATGTCGCAAAGATTCTGCAGGCAATGATGAAGAGGGATCAATTCTCTGTTGCTGAGAAAATTGCACTATCCAAACAATCTCTCATTGCTCCTTTGGCAGCTGCTGGCATGGATTCTTACACACGGGCTTATCCAATTATTGTCAAACTTCACTTGCTACGAGAGCTAGAGGACTTCCATACTCTTCTCATCGATGAATCTTTCCTGGACAAAGCATTTCATTTGGGTGATTTCGGATTTTCAAAAGTCATGGAGAACTGGGAGAGTCGACTCAGATTTACACAACCATCACTCTGGGCAAGGGAGCCATTGTTGGCTTTCAGGAGACTGGTTTTTGGTGCTAGTAACCTTGGTGCTCAAGTTGGTTACTGTTGGCTTCAATATGCGAAGCTCTGTCGTTTGGCTGGCCACTATGAAACAGCCAACCAAGCAATTCTAGAGGCACTGGCTTCTGGTGCGCCTAATGTTCACATGGAAAAGGCTAAGCTTCTTTGGAGTACTAGGCGCTCTGATGGTGCCATTGCTGAGTTGCAGCAATCTCTTCTGAACATGCCAGTGGAGGTTGTAGGATCTGCAGCAATATCATCAATTACTAGCCTTTCACTGGTTCCGCTAAATCCACAACCTTTACCTGGTGATACTCAAGCTATGAATGAGAACCAAGAGATTGCAAAGACCCTCCTCCTATATTCTAGGTGGATTCATTGCACTGGGCAGAAACAGAAGGAGGATGTGATAAGTCTTTATTCAAGGGTGAGGGAACTGCAACCCAAGTGGGAGAAAGGGTACTTTTATATGGCTAAATATTGTGATGAAGTACTTGTTGATGCCAGGAAACGTCAAGAAGATAATTTTGAGCTAGGTCCCAGGATGATTCCCTCAGCTTCTGCCGTTGCTACTTCTTCAAACTCAAACACCGAGAAATACTGGTGGTATAATCTTCCTGATGTACTGTTATTCTATGCAAAGGGGCTTCATCGAGGCCACAAAAATCTGTTCCAAGCACTTCCAAGGTTGTTAACCTTGTGGTTTGACTTTGGGAGCATTTATCAGCGAAGTTCAGCTGCCTCTAATAGGGATTTGAAAAACGTCCAAGGGAAGGTAGGTTCAACACTTCAGAATGAACTTTTATCTCTGATTTCTTTTAAGTGTGGTGACACTTTTTTGAGCTATTCCTTAATGATTGACACTTAATTGATTCATCGTTTGGCAGGTAACTAGTATAATGCGAGGCTGTTTGAAAGATTTGCCAACTTATCAATGGTTAACAGTCTTACCTCAGCTGGTGTCTAGAATTTGCCACCAAAATGAAGATATTGTTAAATTGGTCAAAAACGTCATCATTTCTGTTGTCCGGCAATATCCACAACAAGCACTATGGATTATGGCAGCAGTTTCAAAGTCCACAGTTCCTTCTAGGCGGGAAGCAGCTGCAGAAATCATTCAAGTTGCACGAAAAGCGTTTAGCCAAGGAACTAATGGCAATAATTTGTTTGTGCAGTTTGCTAGCCTGGTTGATCATCTTATCAAGCTGTGTTTCCATGCGGGCCAGCCAAAATCGAGGACTATTAATATCTCAACTGAATTTAGTGCATTGAAAAGGATGATGCCTCTTGGAATTATCATGCCAATTCAACAATCTCTTACTGTCAGTCTGCCAACCTATGATGTGGATCTCACTGAATCTCTTTCTTCTGATTTCTTTGCTGGTGTGGAGCTTCCTACGATATCTGGCATAGCTGATGAGGCTGAGATTCTTTCATCACTTCAGCGGCCTAAGAAAGTACGTAATTCACATTTCCTGCTTTTCCAAAGGAGGgaaattttttctttaatatattttcttgTGCTTGTTTATTTTGGTTGGAGATAAGGTTGTCTGAGAAAGTATTACAAAGTTTAAATTAGATTTCCCATATTTGTACAACAGGGATAAGTTGGAAATGCCATGTGTAGCCCACTTAATCCCTTTTCTTGAATTATGCtcttattctgtttttttttttaaatatagtcTGGTCTAGATTCAATACTTCAAGTCAGGGAGACTTCTGAACTAGATAGTTATTTCATGTGCTTCAGtagtttttttagggttttatggtATTGGTGGATGTGTTCTCTATCACATTCTCTCAACCAACTGCCTGTGGAGTCTAAATAGTGAAATGCTACATCTTTGTAACCTTGATGCCATTGTTGTATTTTCAGATTGTATTATTGGGCAGTGATGGCATTGAACGTCCATTCCTCTGCAAGCCCAAAGATGACCTCAGGAAAGATGCCCGCATGATGGAGTTTACTGCAATGATAAACCGTTTACTATCAAAATATCCTGAAAGCCGTAGGAGGAAGCTTTACATTCGTACGTTTGCAGTGATTCCTCTTACAGAGGACTGTGGCATGGTGGAATGGGTACCCCATACTCGAGGCCTCCGTCATATTCTTCAAGACATTTACATCACATGTGGCAAATTTGACAGGCAGAAAACAAATCCCCAAATTAAACGAATTTATGATCAATGCTCTGGTAAAATACCGGAAGATGAGATGTTGAAGAACAAGATTCTTCCAATGTTCCCAccagttttccaccaatggtttTTAACTACTTTTTCAGAGCCCGCTGCTTGGTTTAGAGCTCGCGTTGCTTATGCTCACACAACAGCTGTTTGGTCTATGGTTGGGCATATTGTGGGTCTGGGTGACCGACATGGGGAGAACATTCTTTTCGATTCTACCACAGGTGACTGTGTTCACGTCGATTTTAGTTGCTTATTTGATAAGGGATTGCAATTGGAGAAGCCTGAGCTGGTGCCTTTCAGGCTAACGCAGGTAAATAGTCTTTAGTACATGCAATTTTTGCACAATCACTGGATTCTGTGGTATGTTGACATTTTATGTTTCTACATGCAATTACTTGAATTTGTTGAATGACAATCTTAGTCTTATTCCCAATCTCGTTTTTCAGAACATAGTAGCGCATCGATTGTAATTTTTAGATCACATGCGTTTTAATCCTCTGTTTTCATTTGTGTTGTTTTCATTTGACATGGAACCCACAGAACATGATTGATGG
It encodes the following:
- the LOC107932336 gene encoding serine/threonine-protein kinase ATR isoform X1 — translated: MANTSNSRILSSLVHALRERIAATPSTPPNNNLSTCADDDALETKFRAVLPNLLNGYVVPSSSANEREVIAVLKLISNTARNFPGVFYHGKPSAVLPLIGRILPFFAEPAFSSRHGVIFETVGPLLSLLRTGSRDAYRTLFIDAMCAIEDILHIASLSSENSRITEATRLHLKCFHRSFSGNLSDSTCLCDLPTSNKPIDGPGILINLLGRDRWLPFATWIIKFLSKCLTEGTLYVEGLMNTSFVSAACSLLCYGDADLQMACFDFARVIGSVMSYDTVPHQNLIQSISTILGEDKEGLPVFRSSAYDSSIGGCLRAMHTSCPDDVVKLTAEDLVYIFHRSMWRTKSMELKVALCTAYIRISRTCPPHIWRPESLINVLCCPEPCILLIDCVQVALSVLGPHCVGERTDHTKLVLSTSSDKLIASPKVGEKRRIIDVDNFDIKRQKIDGAIKFSNANFPRDIKITDIISYGREGYADFMHESLLLFVETLNAPRVKNYTLRPDVALTALSLLSIAFCRYPQTNMSHSIFRQLQSWIPWICEQAKLDSAITVDISVYLEGIHSMLLIQGSHFFEENLFKSENDVDINVVLKLPWTHTLVVPKPHLPWKSKLFSIQVASKLGPSFSSRTGFEVLDLALHDEVEEVRKEALVCMPVMVISSGLDTLANMFRRLESLEKDKHDKVKKVIPYCLGFLSCLYGSYHGVDGIQRCSCKLFLNIKDERQIETFDYLLEGFWCSKCDSSALHKDEPNSRVMLPLEPNSLGSSHSFDFAHLYSLYIHLLFDESSEEVQLACVAAIRRVVLHGPQDALFKMRTEWVKCIDFLLLNRKKSIREAFCTQISSFLQDPVLSFLFSDGNGSSKSSEENFLDMIKNALAATEDPQIIETLLESTAEIMMAVDVYSKLFLFSLILLVDQLDNLYLTVRLNASRLIHKSCCFHFNGGFELLLSKAVYIRNELFDYLSIRLASRPKMVKEFAEAVLGVETKELLNKMIPVVLPKLVVSQQDNNQAVDTLYELAKCLNTDVVPLIVNWLPKVLAFALHQADEKELFSAVQFYHAQIGSNNQEIFAAALPALLDELICFLDGGDLNEINSRLDRVPHLIKKVARVLTDAEDLPGFLRNHFVGLLNSIDRKMLHSEDFSLQKQALKRIEMLIKMMGSHLNTYVPKLMVILMHAIGKESLQSEGLSVLHYFIVQLAMVSPSSTKHVISQVFAALIPLLEKNTENLSAHLHKVVEILEELVLKNRVILKEHIHEFPLLPSIPALTEVNKAIQEARGAMTLKNQLRDVIAGLNHENLNVRYMVVTELSKLLKLRKEDVAALVNGEGGSDMDILSSLITSLLRGCAEESRTVVGQRLKLMCADCLGALGAVDPAKLRNVSCQRFKIQCSDDDLIFELIHKHLARAFRAAPDTVVQDSAALAIQELLKIAGCEASLDENAASMSQTKKDKEPLKTSSLGIKTSYSSSGNSSRGQKLWDRFSNYVKEIIAPCLTSRFQLPNVADSASAGPIYRPSMSFRRWIFSWIKKLTAHAIGSRASIFNACRGIVRHDMQTAMYLLPYLVLNAVCHGTEEARHGITEEIQSVLNAAASENSGAAVYGVSGRQSEVCIQAVFTLLDNLGQWVDDVKQELALSQSLSSASRHQASKSKDQSLALSASQDQLLVQCKYVSELLSAIPKVTLARASFRCQAYARSLMYFESFVRGRSGSFNPASERSGIFEDEDISYLMEIYSCLDEPDGLSGLACLRKSHSLQDQLLINKKAGNWAEVLTVCEQALQMEPTSVQRHSDVLNCLLNMCHLQAMVTHVDGLISRIPKYKKTWCMQGVQAAWRLGRWDLMNEYLSGADEEGLLCSSSESNASFDLDVAKILQAMMKRDQFSVAEKIALSKQSLIAPLAAAGMDSYTRAYPIIVKLHLLRELEDFHTLLIDESFLDKAFHLGDFGFSKVMENWESRLRFTQPSLWAREPLLAFRRLVFGASNLGAQVGYCWLQYAKLCRLAGHYETANQAILEALASGAPNVHMEKAKLLWSTRRSDGAIAELQQSLLNMPVEVVGSAAISSITSLSLVPLNPQPLPGDTQAMNENQEIAKTLLLYSRWIHCTGQKQKEDVISLYSRVRELQPKWEKGYFYMAKYCDEVLVDARKRQEDNFELGPRMIPSASAVATSSNSNTEKYWWYNLPDVLLFYAKGLHRGHKNLFQALPRLLTLWFDFGSIYQRSSAASNRDLKNVQGKVTSIMRGCLKDLPTYQWLTVLPQLVSRICHQNEDIVKLVKNVIISVVRQYPQQALWIMAAVSKSTVPSRREAAAEIIQVARKAFSQGTNGNNLFVQFASLVDHLIKLCFHAGQPKSRTINISTEFSALKRMMPLGIIMPIQQSLTVSLPTYDVDLTESLSSDFFAGVELPTISGIADEAEILSSLQRPKKIVLLGSDGIERPFLCKPKDDLRKDARMMEFTAMINRLLSKYPESRRRKLYIRTFAVIPLTEDCGMVEWVPHTRGLRHILQDIYITCGKFDRQKTNPQIKRIYDQCSGKIPEDEMLKNKILPMFPPVFHQWFLTTFSEPAAWFRARVAYAHTTAVWSMVGHIVGLGDRHGENILFDSTTGDCVHVDFSCLFDKGLQLEKPELVPFRLTQNMIDGLGITGYEGIFLRICEITLSVLRTHRETLMSVLETFIHDPLVEWTKSHKSSGVEVQNPHAQRAISNIEARLQGVVVGVGAAPSLPLAVEGQARRLIAEAVSHKNLGKMYIWWMPWF